Proteins from one Bifidobacterium sp. ESL0732 genomic window:
- a CDS encoding ABC-F family ATP-binding cassette domain-containing protein, translated as MAIEAQGLEIQIGARTLLNPTDFHVSKGDKIGLVGRNGAGKTTLTRVITGDLLPTAGKVRVSGKLGYLPQDTHADDPEQSALDRMMSARDIASIIKRMRKAEKEMTNENPKVMEKAMDKYDKAMQAFDKAGGYAAQSEAISMAASLGLPNETMQQPIGTLSGGQKRRIELARILFSDADTLILDEPTNHLDADSIEWLRGYLKRFEGGFLVISHSTELLDEVVNKVWHLDAQTAQIDMYSLGWKAYLKQRVVDEERRRREREVAEKKAARLMKQGIRLHAKATKAVAAQNMMRRAERLLSETSEAERQEKVADIRFPEPAPCGKTPIMAKEISKAFGSNIVFTGINLAIDKGSRVVILGYNGAGKTTTLRILAGEDKPDTGEVIYGHGCKIGYFAQEHDTLEMDATVLENLQHVAPDLDDTHARSILGSFLFSGDDAFKPAKVLSGGEQTRLALATLVTSRANVLLLDEPTNNLDPVSRDEILKAIAKYEGAIILVTHDEGAVKALNPERVLLMPDGDEDLWSDDYLDLVAEE; from the coding sequence ATGGCAATCGAGGCGCAAGGGCTGGAAATTCAGATCGGGGCACGGACACTGCTCAATCCCACTGATTTTCATGTGAGCAAGGGCGACAAGATCGGCCTCGTTGGACGTAATGGCGCCGGCAAGACCACACTGACCCGCGTCATCACCGGAGACCTGCTCCCCACGGCCGGCAAGGTCCGCGTTTCCGGCAAGCTCGGCTATCTGCCACAGGACACGCACGCCGACGACCCTGAACAGAGCGCGCTGGACCGTATGATGAGCGCACGCGATATCGCCAGCATTATCAAGCGCATGCGCAAGGCCGAAAAGGAAATGACCAACGAGAACCCGAAGGTCATGGAAAAAGCTATGGATAAGTACGACAAGGCCATGCAGGCGTTCGACAAGGCCGGCGGCTACGCGGCGCAGTCCGAGGCCATCTCCATGGCAGCCAGCCTCGGTCTCCCCAACGAGACGATGCAACAGCCAATCGGCACGCTTTCCGGCGGTCAGAAGCGTCGTATCGAGCTGGCACGAATCCTGTTCTCCGACGCCGATACGTTGATTCTCGACGAACCGACCAACCATTTGGACGCGGATTCCATCGAATGGCTGCGTGGCTATCTCAAGCGGTTCGAAGGCGGGTTCCTCGTTATCTCCCACTCCACCGAGCTGCTGGACGAAGTGGTGAACAAAGTCTGGCATCTGGACGCGCAGACCGCTCAGATTGACATGTATTCGCTAGGTTGGAAGGCCTACCTAAAGCAGCGCGTGGTCGACGAGGAGCGTCGCCGCCGCGAACGCGAAGTTGCAGAAAAGAAGGCTGCACGTCTGATGAAGCAAGGCATCCGCCTGCACGCCAAGGCCACGAAGGCTGTCGCAGCACAGAACATGATGCGTCGCGCGGAACGGCTGCTTTCAGAAACCAGCGAGGCCGAGCGACAGGAGAAAGTCGCGGACATCCGATTCCCCGAACCGGCGCCCTGCGGCAAAACGCCAATCATGGCCAAGGAAATTTCCAAAGCCTTCGGCTCAAATATTGTCTTCACCGGCATCAACCTGGCCATCGACAAAGGCTCACGTGTGGTCATCCTGGGTTATAACGGCGCGGGCAAAACAACAACTTTGCGCATTCTGGCCGGCGAGGATAAGCCTGACACCGGTGAAGTCATCTACGGCCACGGCTGCAAGATCGGCTACTTCGCCCAGGAGCACGACACGTTGGAGATGGACGCGACTGTGCTCGAGAACCTGCAGCACGTCGCCCCTGACCTTGACGACACCCATGCCCGTTCCATCCTCGGCAGCTTCCTCTTCTCCGGTGATGATGCGTTCAAACCGGCCAAGGTGCTTTCCGGCGGCGAGCAGACAAGGCTTGCGCTGGCGACGTTGGTGACTTCGCGCGCCAATGTGCTGCTACTCGACGAACCGACCAACAACCTCGACCCGGTTTCACGCGACGAGATTCTCAAGGCCATCGCCAAGTACGAGGGTGCTATCATTCTGGTCACCCACGACGAAGGCGCTGTCAAGGCGCTCAACCCCGAGCGCGTGCTGCTGATGCCCGACGGCGACGAAGATTTGTGGAGCGACGACTACCTCGATTTGGTCGCCGAAGAATAA